The following coding sequences are from one Leptolyngbya sp. NIES-3755 window:
- a CDS encoding PAS/PAC sensor hybrid histidine kinase (similar to AA sequence:cyanobase_aa:LBDG_15120) yields the protein MPLNTPVNILLVDDQPENLLALEAVLGKLGENLVQASSGEEALRCLLNRDFAVILLDVQMPGIDGFETASLIRSRARSQHTPIIFLTAFDASDQGIFRGYSLGAVDYLIKPINSDILVSKVSVFVDLFKKTAEVKQQAAQLTAINAELRQSEERFRSLSASSPIGIFVIDPNGHCTYTNPRFQSICGIVPDLISDRNWHQCVHPEDCDRAHSQWKTYLEHGGEFSEELRFLMRDDRTRWVHVRSCPMLSQTGDSIGHVGTIEDITERKEAEVTRAQVMREQLARQEAEAANRMKDEFLAVLSHELRTPLNSMLGWVRLLRTKQYEKNMVDRALETIERNAETQSQLIEDILDVSKIIRGKLRLNYRSIHPIAVIQAAIDAVRPQLETKSIRLMTDFDPDVSHVWGDSTRLQQIVWNLLTNAVKFTPESGEVKIQLRAEDTKTVKISVKDTGIGIEPEFLPHVFDRFRQADSTTTRSHNGLGLGLAIVRHLVELHGGSIEANSPGVGKGATFTVRFPVLQANELHEKLRGTGTPISADMARREQKIW from the coding sequence ATGCCGTTGAACACTCCTGTTAACATCTTGCTCGTTGATGATCAGCCCGAAAATCTGCTGGCGTTGGAAGCGGTTTTGGGTAAACTCGGCGAGAATCTGGTTCAGGCATCCTCTGGAGAAGAAGCACTACGCTGTTTGCTGAATCGAGATTTTGCGGTGATTTTGCTGGATGTTCAAATGCCCGGAATCGATGGGTTTGAGACGGCAAGTTTGATTCGGAGTCGAGCACGATCGCAACATACGCCAATTATTTTTCTCACCGCGTTTGATGCCAGCGACCAAGGAATTTTTCGAGGCTATTCACTCGGTGCAGTCGATTATCTGATCAAGCCAATTAACTCCGATATTCTCGTTTCAAAAGTATCGGTGTTCGTGGATCTGTTCAAGAAAACCGCAGAAGTGAAACAACAAGCGGCACAATTAACCGCGATCAATGCAGAACTGAGACAGAGCGAGGAACGATTTCGATCGCTGTCTGCTTCATCTCCGATCGGGATTTTTGTGATTGATCCCAACGGACACTGCACCTATACCAATCCCAGATTTCAATCGATTTGCGGGATTGTGCCTGATTTGATCTCCGATCGCAATTGGCATCAGTGTGTTCATCCTGAAGATTGCGATCGCGCTCATTCTCAATGGAAAACGTATCTCGAACACGGTGGCGAATTTTCCGAAGAATTGCGATTTCTCATGAGAGACGATCGAACTCGTTGGGTCCATGTGCGATCGTGTCCGATGCTGTCACAAACTGGGGATTCGATCGGACATGTCGGCACGATCGAAGATATTACCGAGCGCAAAGAAGCCGAAGTCACTCGCGCTCAAGTGATGCGGGAACAGCTTGCAAGACAAGAAGCCGAAGCTGCGAATCGGATGAAAGACGAGTTTCTCGCAGTTCTCTCACATGAATTGAGAACGCCCTTGAATTCGATGTTGGGTTGGGTGCGGCTGTTGCGGACGAAACAATATGAGAAAAACATGGTCGATCGAGCACTGGAAACGATCGAGCGAAATGCGGAAACTCAGTCGCAACTGATCGAGGATATTCTGGATGTCTCGAAGATTATTCGCGGCAAATTGCGATTGAACTATCGATCGATTCACCCGATCGCCGTGATTCAAGCTGCGATCGATGCGGTTCGTCCTCAACTTGAAACCAAATCGATTCGATTGATGACAGATTTTGATCCCGATGTCAGTCATGTCTGGGGAGATTCAACGCGACTTCAGCAGATTGTTTGGAACTTGCTGACGAATGCGGTGAAGTTCACTCCGGAGTCTGGAGAAGTGAAGATTCAACTCCGAGCCGAAGATACCAAAACGGTGAAAATTTCAGTGAAAGATACGGGGATCGGGATCGAGCCAGAATTTTTGCCGCATGTGTTCGATCGATTCCGACAAGCGGATAGTACGACAACGCGATCGCATAACGGATTAGGTCTCGGTTTAGCGATCGTGCGGCATTTGGTTGAACTGCATGGAGGCTCGATCGAGGCGAATAGTCCAGGGGTTGGAAAGGGGGCGACGTTTACGGTTCGTTTTCCTGTGTTGCAGGCGAATGAACTGCATGAAAAACTGCGTGGAACTGGAACGCCAATCTCTGCTGATATGGCACGTAGGGAGCAGAAAATTTGGTAG
- a CDS encoding CheB methylesterase (similar to AA sequence:cyanobase_aa:LBDG_15130) yields the protein MPFEIIVVGTSLGGLSALRIMLQALPGDFKAAIAIVQHRDRSSGEALSRMLQQESRLPILDVEDKQPICPGCVYLAPADYHLLVEPGQFSLSVDPPVSFAKPSIDVLFESAAEAYRNHTIGIVLTGANHDGAAGLAKIKARGGYTIVQDPRTAECPSMPEAAIAKSVVDRVLPLDQIPSLLVTLCSLC from the coding sequence GTGCCGTTTGAGATCATCGTTGTGGGTACATCCCTGGGAGGATTGTCAGCCTTAAGAATTATGTTACAAGCATTACCAGGAGACTTTAAAGCTGCCATTGCGATCGTTCAACATCGCGATCGCAGTTCAGGAGAAGCCCTCAGTCGAATGCTACAGCAGGAGAGTCGCTTGCCTATTCTGGATGTCGAAGATAAACAACCGATTTGCCCTGGATGCGTCTATCTGGCTCCCGCTGACTACCATCTTTTGGTAGAACCTGGACAGTTCTCGCTTTCGGTTGATCCCCCAGTTTCCTTTGCCAAACCGTCGATCGATGTTCTCTTTGAATCCGCTGCAGAAGCGTATCGGAATCACACGATCGGCATTGTCTTAACCGGGGCAAACCACGACGGGGCAGCAGGACTGGCAAAAATCAAAGCAAGAGGAGGCTACACGATCGTGCAAGACCCGCGAACGGCTGAATGTCCGTCAATGCCCGAAGCTGCAATTGCCAAAAGTGTGGTCGATCGAGTTTTACCGTTAGACCAAATTCCATCTCTCCTCGTCACGTTATGTTCCCTGTGTTAG
- a CDS encoding pentapeptide repeat-containing protein (similar to AA sequence:cyanobase_aa:LBDG_20810), whose protein sequence is MAVMAHLMTLHQGAIVWSDWRSRYPTIEPDLSDADLDELELRGADLQRANFCRSSLCWAVLNESNLSLAKFNKAILHKTEFIHAQLQGAQFIDANLVGADFHKSNLNDANFIGSDLKGANFSDADLIGANLIGTELRGAKFKRSDLTRADLRRADLSNAILIQANLADANLADANLVEAELSQTHFYRSSFHKANLKLAHLSGAYLFGADFSGADLSGADLSWTNLGKANFSGANLAGTNLKGAHLAGAILPNRRS, encoded by the coding sequence GTGGCTGTGATGGCGCATTTGATGACTCTGCACCAGGGCGCGATCGTATGGTCGGATTGGCGATCGCGCTACCCCACGATCGAACCGGATCTGAGCGACGCGGATTTGGATGAATTGGAATTGCGAGGAGCCGATTTACAAAGAGCAAATTTTTGTCGATCGAGTCTCTGTTGGGCAGTTCTAAACGAGTCGAATCTAAGCTTGGCGAAGTTTAACAAAGCGATCCTGCACAAAACAGAATTCATTCATGCTCAACTTCAAGGAGCACAGTTCATTGATGCGAATTTGGTGGGGGCAGATTTTCATAAGTCGAATTTGAACGATGCGAATTTCATTGGCTCAGATTTGAAAGGGGCAAATTTTAGCGATGCTGATTTGATTGGCGCGAATTTGATTGGGACAGAATTGCGGGGAGCAAAATTTAAGCGATCGGATCTCACTCGTGCGGATTTACGTCGAGCAGATTTGAGCAATGCGATTTTGATTCAAGCGAATTTAGCCGATGCGAATTTAGCCGATGCGAATCTGGTTGAGGCAGAATTGAGTCAGACGCATTTTTATCGATCGAGCTTCCACAAAGCGAATTTGAAATTGGCTCATTTGAGTGGAGCGTATTTGTTTGGGGCTGATTTTAGTGGAGCCGATTTGTCAGGAGCGGATTTGTCCTGGACGAATCTGGGGAAAGCAAATTTTAGCGGGGCGAATTTGGCGGGGACAAATTTGAAAGGGGCGCATTTGGCAGGTGCAATTTTGCCGAATAGACGCAGTTAG
- a CDS encoding chemotaxis protein CheR (similar to AA sequence:cyanobase_aa:LBDG_15140): MPAPRFAIALSIMLALEPTLETIETQLLFEGIYRYYGYDFRNYAPSSRGRRVQNFMQSEGIHTISELQNRVLHDRHCLERFLLSLTVNVTTMFRDPSFYLTFRNLVVPILRTYPFIRIWCAGCSTGEEVYSMAILLQEEGIYHRCRLYATDTNEKVLQSARRGIFSLSSMQEYTQQYLKAGGKKSFSEYYTAAYENAIFRSSLRDNIVFSQHNLVTDGSFNEFNVIICRNVLIYFDRSLQDRVHDLFYQSLCSFGILALGRQETLRFTSKQDQYEELSRSEKLYRRLS; this comes from the coding sequence ATGCCTGCACCGCGCTTCGCGATCGCACTTTCCATCATGCTCGCTCTGGAACCTACCCTCGAAACGATCGAAACTCAACTGCTGTTTGAAGGCATCTACCGTTATTACGGCTACGACTTTCGCAACTACGCGCCCTCGTCACGGGGTCGTCGAGTTCAGAACTTCATGCAGTCAGAAGGAATTCACACCATTTCCGAACTGCAAAATCGGGTATTGCACGATCGACACTGTTTAGAACGATTTCTCCTCAGCTTAACCGTCAATGTCACGACGATGTTTCGTGATCCCAGCTTCTACCTCACGTTTAGAAATCTTGTTGTTCCCATCCTCAGAACTTATCCGTTTATTCGGATTTGGTGCGCTGGATGCTCGACTGGAGAAGAAGTTTATTCAATGGCAATTCTATTGCAAGAGGAAGGAATTTATCATCGCTGTCGGTTATACGCAACGGATACGAATGAGAAAGTGTTGCAATCAGCAAGACGCGGAATCTTTTCACTTTCGTCAATGCAGGAGTATACACAGCAATATCTGAAAGCAGGCGGAAAAAAATCATTTTCAGAATACTATACTGCTGCTTACGAGAATGCAATTTTTAGATCATCATTACGTGACAATATCGTGTTCTCGCAGCATAATCTTGTCACCGATGGATCATTTAATGAATTCAATGTGATTATCTGTCGGAACGTTTTAATTTACTTCGATCGCTCACTTCAAGATCGAGTTCATGACCTGTTTTATCAGAGTCTTTGCTCATTCGGAATTCTGGCACTGGGACGACAGGAGACCTTGCGATTTACATCCAAGCAAGATCAATACGAAGAACTCTCAAGATCCGAAAAACTCTATCGGAGGTTGAGTTAG